From the genome of Nicotiana sylvestris chromosome 2, ASM39365v2, whole genome shotgun sequence, one region includes:
- the LOC138883561 gene encoding uncharacterized protein, with amino-acid sequence MYKTLRVMKAIETEGVELASYRLRGATYSWFEMWEDSRGEERPPARWDEFVDAFKDHFLLAKTMAARATEFEVLKQGSMSVWEYHMEFVRLSKYAPQCGVRGHIQQDCYAPRQGTGRGFAQPSGSSAATLSARPPALAGRGAIRGGAHGRSGPSRFYALSGRQSAEASPNVATGILSVQAIDCYALIDPGSSLSYVTPFIASSFGVEPEHLHESFSVSTPVGDSITTARVYRNCVVTICGRATTADLIELGMVNFVVIMGIDWLYSCFVKLDCRTRVMRLEFPNDPVIEWKGNGVVPKGRFISYLKASKMIRKGCIYHLVRVADTTSEVSAPEFVPVVNEFLEVFPDELPGIPLDREIGFGIDVLPDTQPISIPPYRMAPAELRELKE; translated from the exons ATGTATAAGACCCTTCGAGTGATGAAGGCTATAGAGACGGAGGGGGTTGAGTTGGCTTCATACAGGTTGAGGGGAGCAACGTATTCATGGTTCGAGATGTGGGAGGATTCCCGTGGGGAGGAAAGACCTCCAGCTAGATGGGATGAGTTTGTAGATGCATTCAAGGACCACTTCTTGCTTGCCAAGACAATGGCGGCCCGTGCCACTGAGTTTGAGGTCCTTAAGCAGGGCAGtatgagtgtttgggagtaccacatggagtttgtgaGATTGTCCAAGTATGCTCCCCA ATGTGGGGTGAGAGGTCATATCCAGCAGGACTGTTATGCGCCCAGACAGGGCACGGGTAGGGGATTCGCTCAGCCATCCGGTTCTTCAGCTGCTACATTATCCGCGCGTCCTCCAGCTCTAGCAGGGCGTGGTGCAATTAGGGGTGGAGCTCATGGTAGAAGTGGACCTAGCCGATTTTATGCTTTGAGTGGTCGCCAGAGTGCAGAGGCTTCTCCAAATGTTGCCACAGGTATCTTGTCTGTTCAGGCCATTGATTgttatgctcttattgatccGGGGTCCTCCTTGTCTTATGTCACCCCATTCATTGCTTCAAGTTTTGGGGTAGAACCCGAACACCTTCATGAGTCGTTCTCTGTATCAACTCCGGTTGGTGATTCTATTACAACCGCGCGAGTTTATAGGAATTGTGTTGTCACGATATGTGGTCGTGCTACCACGGCTGATCTTATTGAGCTTGGAATGGTGAATTTTGTTGTGATTATGGGAATAGACTGGCTTTATTCGTGCTTTGTTAAACTTGACTGCCGAACGAGAGTCATGAGGCTTGAGTTCCCTAATGACCCGGTTATTGAGTGGAAGGGAAATGGTGTGgtgccgaaaggtaggtttatttcctaccttaaggcttCAAAGATGATTAGGAAGGGGTGTATCTACCATTTGGTTCGGGTGGCGGACACCACTTCAGAAGTGTCTGCCCCCGAGTTCGTGCCAGTCGTGAATGAGTTTCTTGAAGTGTTTCCGGATGAGCTTCCAGGGATCCCACTAGATAGGGAGATTGGTTTCGGGATTGATGTATTGCCAGATACGCAGCcaatatctattccaccatacaggATGGCGCCGGCGGAGTTAAGGGAGTTAAAGGAGTAG